CGTCTTCTGCTTGCAGTAAATGATCTTATGCATACAGGAGGAGAGAACCCGGTCATTCAAGAAAGTGCAACACTCAAAGAAGCCATACTTATTATGACATCGAAGGGATTGGGTTGCGTAAGTATTATTGATAAGTATGGAAAACTGACTGGAATTATTACTGATGGTGATCTGCGTAGGATCTTTCAGAACTTTGAAAGCCCGTTTCATGAAAAAGTTCAGCTTCTCATGACCAAAAATCCAAAATCGATTACACCTGAAACATCGGGCATCAAAGCTCTTGAGACTATGGAAACTTATTCTATAACCATGATACCTGTGGTTGACGAAGAACATAAACCAATCGCTATGCTTCACATGCACGATCTTGTTCGGGCAGGCATTGTAACAGAACATTAGAAAGCGGAGGATACATGACTGTAAATTTGAAAGGAAGAAGTCTGTTAACATTGAAGGATTATTCAAAACAGGAGATCCTTCATCTTATTAATTATGCACTTGAACTCAAGGAACATAAAGCACATGGCACATTAAAGAAAAAACTCGAAGGGAAGAATATAGCACTTCTTTTTGAGAAAAGCTCCACAAGAACACGCTGTGCATTTGTAACCGCTGCGGTCAATGAAGGGGCTCACACGGAATATTTGGGAAAGAATGATATTCAACTTGGCGGTAAAGAGACGATCGAGGATACAGCAAGAGTACTCGGAAGAATGTTCGATGCGATCGAATTCCGTGGATTCAAACAGAAAAGTGTTGAATTACTTGCAGAATATTCTGGTGTACCTGTATGGAATGGATTGACCGATCTTTACCATCCAACACAAATTTTAGCTGATTTCATGACCGTGAAAGAGGAGCTTGGTTCTCTTGAAGATATAACATTTGCCTATGTTGGCGATGGCAGGAATAATGTTGCAAATTCTCTCATGATCGGCGCTGCAAAGATCGGGATGGATTTTCGTATTGTTGCACCAAAAGTCCTTTTTCCGGATCCTAAACTCGTGGATGAATGTAAAAAATATGCTGAAGCAAGCGGTGCTCGTATTACGGTCACGGACTCAATTGAAAAGGGTGTAACAAAGTGTGATGTTATCTACACCGATATCTGGGCTTCGATGGGAGAAGAAGATAAGATACCCGAGCGAATCAATGTACTGAAGCCCTATAAAATAACCATGAATATGTTGAAAATGACGAAGAAGGAGAATGTGATATTCCTGCATTGCCTTCCATCATTTCATAACCTGAAAACAGGTGTTGCACAAAAATATCCTGATATTTGTGAGGTCGAAGACGATGTATTCGAAAGCAGGTTCTCAAAAGTCTTTGACCAGGCAGAAAATCGATTGTGGACGATCGAAGCTTTGATGGTGGCTACATTAACATAGTTTTACGTAGAGCACTCAAGACAATGCTTCCACGCAGAGATCGCTGAGAAGACGCAAAATACCCAAAGTAAAATTAAGAACCGTCAGAGACCACCCCCTGACGGTTGTTTAATTTCTGATGGACTGGACTTCATCGCCATTTGGCAGATGGAGTTCAGAACATGGTGAATAGGGAATAATGAATATTGATTGAAGATTGGATAATTCAACCAGCTTACGATTTGATCGACTGGGGCAATTCCCAGAATTGACCATGATATATTTAAAACATAATTTTGTGAAATAAACAGCGAATATCTGCCTGATTAGAGTGCTTTAATAAAAAAAATCCTGGCAACCATTTCGGTCACCAGGATTTGTATTCGTTGTGCGATTATGTTTATTGAATAACGAGTTTCTTTGTTTCCTGATAGTTTTCGGTCTTAAGCTGATAGAAATATACACCATTGGCAAGATCGTTCACATGCCAATTTCTGGAATAATCATGAACCATCATATCTTCATTAATGACTTCCTGTACCAGCTTACCCGTGATATCATAGATCTTCAGAGAAACAGGACGCAGTGTTCCTTCAAGTCCACCGATCATGAAGTCGAAGGTCACATTCTGACCAACGCTCACAGGATTCGGGAAGACATCATTGAGGAATGAATGAACAACGGTGTTAAGCTGTCCGTCACCATCGACGTCAACCGGATCGTACTGAATTGAACCGTATACGTCGGTTGTGCCACCATAATTTACTGATTCGAGCCAGTAGTAATATGTTGTATATAATGCATCAGCTGTTTCGTCAATGAATGAATATTCATGGGGCTGAGTTGTCGTTCCATGTCCTGGAATCAATGAAATATTTACTCTCTCAGAGTTATCGATATTATTATCGTAGGAACGATAAATATTGAAACCGATAACGTCTGTTTCTGAGGCAGTTGCCCACTGGATAGTAACGTAGTCGTTTGCATAAACAGCAGTGAAAGAAGAAAGTTCGACTGGAAGTGTGCCATCAGGATAGAAATCTGAAAATGCACGTGGGAAGATTTGATAACCAGAATCATAAGGAGAAGAATAATCATATTGCGAAGCGATTGCAACTACATCTTGTGGCCATGTGGGTTCAGGGTTTTCATCAATGTCCGTATCGCCATCGATTCTAAGAGTAAGATCATCAATCCCCCCATCATTCATTGTAAGGTTCTCATTACCTCCCCATGTTCCATCTACTTTGTCAAGATGTTGTATGCCGATTAGCATTCCTTCATAATACTCAGGATTTGCTAAGAATTGAGCTATAGTAATTATTGCTGGAGCTGGCATTGTTCCTG
This sequence is a window from Candidatus Cloacimonadota bacterium. Protein-coding genes within it:
- the argF gene encoding ornithine carbamoyltransferase, with product MTVNLKGRSLLTLKDYSKQEILHLINYALELKEHKAHGTLKKKLEGKNIALLFEKSSTRTRCAFVTAAVNEGAHTEYLGKNDIQLGGKETIEDTARVLGRMFDAIEFRGFKQKSVELLAEYSGVPVWNGLTDLYHPTQILADFMTVKEELGSLEDITFAYVGDGRNNVANSLMIGAAKIGMDFRIVAPKVLFPDPKLVDECKKYAEASGARITVTDSIEKGVTKCDVIYTDIWASMGEEDKIPERINVLKPYKITMNMLKMTKKENVIFLHCLPSFHNLKTGVAQKYPDICEVEDDVFESRFSKVFDQAENRLWTIEALMVATLT